The Corynebacterium mycetoides genome includes the window AGCGTGCCGCCGGGCGCGAGCAGCGGCCAGGCGACCGCGACAACGGCGCTGAGCTCCGCTGGCTCGACGTCGGCGAAGACGAGGCGGTAGGACGCGGGCGCCAGGCGGCCCATCACATCGAGCGGGCGCGCGGTGAGGAAGCGGGCCCGCGAGGGTGCGAACCCGCCGAGGCGGAAGGACTCTTTCGCGCTGGCGAGGTGGGCGGCCTCGGGGTCGATGCAGGTCACCGTCGCCTTGTCGGGCAGGCCCTTCAGGATGTGCAGGCCCACCACGCCCGCGGCGGGGGTCACGGCCACCGCGCCGTGGGTCGACTGCCCGGCCGCCGCCAGGGTGGACAGCAGCGCGCCGGCGGCCGCGCCGGGGACCGGCAGGTGGTTCTCCTCGGCTTCGGTGCGCGCCCGCGCCAGCCCGGCGCCGATCGGCTCGGCGACGGGGCGCGACGCGATATACGAGGTCATGGAAACGTAGGCGGATTCAGTCACGCCACCCATACTAGGCCCCACCGGGGCATGAGAGTGCGGGTCACGGAGTTAGCGGATTGTTACCCGTTCACAGGGTGTTTGCACCGAACTTTCCTGGCTTTTACATCCCATGCGTGAAAACATGTACACATGGATCCTCTGCCTGACGCTCCCGACACACCCACCGGCCCGGATGGCCTGACGGGAACAGCCGCGTTCGACGCGGGCACGGGGGAAATGCCGTCGTGGTCCGAGCTGGTGGCCGAGCACGCCGACAGCGTCTACAGGCTCGCGTTCCGTCTCTCCGGCAACCAGCACGACGCGGAGGACCTGACGCAGGAGACCTTCATGCGGGTGTTCCGCAGCCTCAAGAACTACCAGCCCGGCACCTTCGAGGGCTGGCTGCACCGCATCACCACCAACCTCTTCCTCGACATGGTCCGCCACCGCGCGAAGATCCGGATGGAGGCCCTGCCGGAGGACTACGAGCGGGTCCCCGGCACGGACATGACCCCGGAGCAGGCGTACTCGGTGGCCAACCTGGACCCGGCGCTGCAGAAGGCGCTCGACGAGCTCAGCCCCGATTTCCGCGTCGCCGTTGTCCTGTGCGACGTGGTGGGGATGAGCTACGAGGAGATCGCCGATACGCTCGGGGTGAAGATGGGCACGGTGCGCTCGCGCATCCACCGCGGCCGCACCCAGCTCCGGGCGAGCCTGGAGGCCCAAGCGGTGAGCGACGAGTCCGCGAAGGAGCTCATCCGGGCGCGTTGAGGGCGTGTCGGTGGATAAATCCCGCGGGAGTGCGTTGAATGGGGAGTATTACACTGCCCGGTGATGTTGTGAGGTGCCAAAGGAGGTTCGTGATGGCGATGCGCCTGCCCGGCCCGGCGCCGCGGAAAAAGCGGAAGTTCTCCTCGACCGAGCATTTGAGCCCCGAGGCGGTGGCGGCGTTCGCGGACGCCGAGTTGTCCCAGTCCGCACTGCACCGCGCTCGAGTGCACATCGTGCAGTGCCCGGAGTGCC containing:
- a CDS encoding O-methyltransferase; protein product: MGGVTESAYVSMTSYIASRPVAEPIGAGLARARTEAEENHLPVPGAAAGALLSTLAAAGQSTHGAVAVTPAAGVVGLHILKGLPDKATVTCIDPEAAHLASAKESFRLGGFAPSRARFLTARPLDVMGRLAPASYRLVFADVEPAELSAVVAVAWPLLAPGGTLVLAGSLLDGTVADATRRDRPTEAARAAQADVDKLAADDNAVVTHLPLDGGWTLVTKR
- the sigE gene encoding RNA polymerase sigma factor SigE, which produces MDPLPDAPDTPTGPDGLTGTAAFDAGTGEMPSWSELVAEHADSVYRLAFRLSGNQHDAEDLTQETFMRVFRSLKNYQPGTFEGWLHRITTNLFLDMVRHRAKIRMEALPEDYERVPGTDMTPEQAYSVANLDPALQKALDELSPDFRVAVVLCDVVGMSYEEIADTLGVKMGTVRSRIHRGRTQLRASLEAQAVSDESAKELIRAR